The following proteins come from a genomic window of Pseudomonas sp. Z8(2022):
- a CDS encoding M18 family aminopeptidase has protein sequence MREELIQGLLDFLNASPTPFHATTSLAMRLEAAGYRHLDERAPWHTEAGGRYYVTRNDSSIIAFKLGKRPAIDGGIRLVGAHTDSPCLRVKPSPELQRQGYFQLGVEVYGGALLAPWFDRDLSLAGRVTYRRDGKVESQLIDFYQPIAVIPSLAIHLNRDANQGWAINPQNELPPILAQLASSETADFRALLAEQLAMEHDFNPDAVLDYELSFYDTQSAAIVGLNQDFIASARLDNLLSCYAGLQALIDSDDEETCVLVCTDHEEVGSCSACGADGPFLEQVLRRVLPDGDDFVRTIQRSLLVSADNAHGVHPNYADKHDGNHGPKLNAGPVIKINSNQRYATNSETAGFFRHLCLENEVPVQSFVVRSDMGCGSTIGPITASQLGVRTVDIGLPTFAMHSIRELAGSHDLDHLVKVLTAFYSSSDLP, from the coding sequence CCGCCGGTTATCGTCATCTCGACGAGCGCGCACCCTGGCATACCGAAGCCGGTGGCCGCTACTACGTGACCCGCAACGACTCCTCGATCATCGCCTTCAAACTGGGCAAGCGCCCGGCCATCGACGGTGGCATCCGCCTGGTGGGCGCACATACCGACAGTCCCTGCCTGCGCGTCAAGCCGAGCCCGGAACTGCAGCGCCAGGGCTATTTCCAGCTCGGAGTGGAAGTCTACGGCGGCGCCCTGCTCGCCCCCTGGTTCGACCGTGACCTGTCGCTGGCTGGCCGCGTGACCTACCGCCGTGACGGCAAGGTCGAGAGCCAGCTGATCGACTTTTACCAGCCCATCGCGGTGATTCCCAGCCTGGCCATTCACCTCAACCGTGACGCCAACCAGGGTTGGGCGATCAACCCGCAGAACGAGCTGCCGCCGATCCTGGCCCAGCTCGCCAGCAGCGAAACCGCAGATTTCCGCGCGCTGCTCGCCGAACAGCTGGCCATGGAGCACGACTTCAACCCGGACGCCGTGCTCGACTACGAGCTGAGCTTCTACGATACCCAGAGCGCCGCCATAGTCGGCCTCAACCAGGATTTCATCGCCAGCGCGCGCCTGGACAACCTGCTGTCCTGCTACGCCGGCCTGCAGGCACTGATCGACTCGGACGACGAGGAAACCTGCGTGCTGGTCTGCACCGACCACGAAGAAGTGGGTTCCTGCTCTGCCTGTGGCGCCGATGGCCCCTTCCTCGAGCAGGTACTGCGTCGCGTGCTGCCGGATGGCGACGACTTCGTCCGCACCATTCAGCGCTCGCTGCTGGTATCGGCTGACAACGCCCATGGCGTGCACCCCAACTATGCCGACAAGCACGACGGCAATCACGGGCCCAAGCTCAACGCCGGCCCGGTGATCAAGATCAACAGCAACCAGCGCTACGCCACCAACAGTGAGACCGCCGGCTTCTTCCGCCACCTGTGCCTGGAGAACGAAGTGCCGGTACAGAGCTTCGTGGTGCGCAGCGACATGGGCTGCGGCTCTACCATCGGCCCGATCACCGCCAGCCAGCTCGGCGTGCGCACGGTCGATATCGGCCTGCCCACCTTCGCCATGCACTCGATCCGCGAACTGGCTGGCAGCCATGACCTGGATCACCTGGTGAAAGTGCTGACCGCCTTCTATTCCAGCAGCGACCTGCCTTGA